Part of the Impatiens glandulifera chromosome 8, dImpGla2.1, whole genome shotgun sequence genome is shown below.
TAGAGATCAAACCTGCCTTACCTAAGACCAGCCCTGATACCATCTCGATCAAATCGGGAGAAAACTTGTTCATAACGTAACAAATCAGATGAGAAACAACTAAAAAGATTATAATTGTAATCCCTAGTTGCAAATTtcgtataaataaataaataattatattgggttaggatttgaaatataataatttttaaagattttttttttatccaaatgttttggtaaaaaaaaaaaaaaaaaaaaattatgaaagaaataTTTCATTGAAAAAagtatttgtttgattattttttataataaaaaatgccCTACtagtaaaaagaaaaacaaatttcctttcTCTCCCGCCTTGCCCTGCGCTGGACAGCCATTGATTTGGAAGAGACGGCagtttcttcttcattcttccTCCGCCGCAATAATTTCATTCTTCTTAAAATCTCGGTGACTTTGTGAAGCGATCTTTCTCTCTTCTTGGGAGGAAGGAATCGCCGTCGCCTTCGCCGTCGGTGTAGAGCATGGCGCCGCAGCCATTCATAAATTACCTCACCTATGTTCAAGCGATTCCTCTTCAGTCTGTCTCCTCAACTCCATTTTCATTCTTTTCGTCATATCCGTTCAGTGACTACCGTTGCAGCAGAAGGAAAGAGAACCTTCTCTCACATATTCCAACAATGTTCGCAGCGAGCGGCGATATTTCCGGGGAAGCAAGCTCATGCCCGGATGGTATTGACTCATTTCACACCCACTGTTTTTGTAACGAATTGCTTAATGCAGATGTATATAAAATGTTCAACTTTAGATTATGCACGTAAAGTATTCGACAGAATGCCTCACAGGGATATGATTTCATGGAATGCCATGATTTTTGGTTATGTTGGATCTAGAAACCTGGAGGTTGCACATTCCATGTTTGATTTAATGCCTGTGAAGGATGTTGTTTCGTGGAATACGTTAATTTCTGGGTATTCACAGATTGGTAAGTACAGGAAGTCCTTAGAGATGTTCCTACTGATGATGCAGATGGAGAGCTTGGTGTTGGATAGAGCAACCTTTGCCATTGTTTTAAAAGCTTGTTCTTCTTCGGATAACTATGAGATGGGGATACAGGTTCATGCACTTGCAGTCTTCATGGGTTTTGATTGTGATGTGGTAACTGGCAGTGCATTGATAGACATGTATGCGAAATGTAGGAAATTGGAGGAATCGTTGAAGTTCTTTGATGAAATGCCTGAAAGGAATTTGGTTTCTTGGAGTGCTGCCATTGCAGGTTGTATTCAAAATGAACAGCTTTACGGTGGTTTGGAACTCTTCAAGAAAATGCAGAGAGATGGAGTTGGGGTGAGTCAATCTGCTTATGCTAGCGTTTTTAGATCATGTGCAGCTTTATGTGAAGTAGGTTTTGGTTCTCAGTTACACGCTCATGCTTTAAAGACTAACTTGGGATCTGATATGTTAGTAGGAACTTCAATTTTAGATATGTATGCAAAATCTGGTAGATTATCTGATGCTAGAAAGCTATTTAACTCGTTGAGAAATCATAGTGTGCAATCCTACAATGCTATGATTGTTGGCTGCGTTCGAAGTAGTCAAGGATTAGATGCTTTGCAGATATTCAAACGTTTGCTTCAGTCTGGTCTTCCATTTGATGAAATAACTCTATCAGGAGCAGTAAGTGCTTGTTCATTGATCCAGGGTCGTTTACAGGGAATCCAAATTCACGGATTGGCTTTAAAGAGTAGTCTATGGTCTCAAGTTTGCGTGGCGAATGCTGTTCTTGACATGTATGGAAAGTGTGGTGATTCCCTTATTGCACGAAGAGTGTTTGATGAGATGCCAATAAGGGATGCTGTCTCTTGGAATGCTGTGATTGCAGCCTATGTTCAAAACGGAGAAGAAGGCGAAACTCTTTCGTTATTTGTCTTGATGCTGCGATCCAGAATGGAACCCGATGACTTCACTTACGGTAGCGTATTGAAAGCTTGTTCGAGTCAACAATCTCTTAACAAAGGATTGGAAATTCATACGAGAATAGTGAAATCTGGCATGGGGTTCGACTGGTGTGTCGGGAGTTCACTTGTCGATATGTACTGCAAATGCGCGAAGATTGACGAGGCAGAAAAGATTCATTACCGGCTCGAAGAACGAACGATAATATCATGGAACGCGATAATCTCAGGCTTCTCGTTACACAACCAAAGCGAAGAATCCCAAAAATTCTTCTTCAAGATGTTAAAAGATCAAGCCGAACCCGACATTTACACGTACGCCACTGTTCTCGATACATGTTCTAATCTGGCAACAGTCGAACTCGGAAAACAAATCCACGCTCAAATTACGAAACACAATCTCCAACAAGATGTGTTAATATCCAGCACGCTGGTGGACATGTACTCGAAATGTGGAATCTTGGACGACAGTAAACTGATTTTTGAGAGATCTTTAAAACGTGATATAGTGACGTGGAACGCGATGATAACCGCCTACGCTCATCACGGTCTTGCTGACGAGGCGTTGAGAACCTTCGATCGCCTTCAGCTCGAGGGATTGAAGCTGATTCACGCCACTCTAGTAGCTATCCTCCGTGCGTGCGCCCACATGGGGCTGGTCGAGAAAGGGGTGAATTACTTCAACTCGATGAAGAAAGAATACGGGGTGGATCCTCAGCTCGAGCATTACACTTGTCTGGTTGATATTTTCGGAAGGTCTGGTCAAATTAGAAAAGCTTTGGAGGTTATTCAAGAGATGCCGTATGAAGCTGATGATGTTACTTGGAAAACATTGCTGAATCTTTGTAAATTGAAAGGGAATGTTGAGATAGCTGAAATAGCAGCAAAGGCTATTATGAAGATGGATAATGAAGATTCGGCTGCCTTAATTCAATTGTCAAATGTTTATGCTGATGCCGGAATGTGGGATGAAGTTAAAGAGGTTAGGAAGATGATGAGGTCTGGTCGATTGAAGAAGGAACCGGGTTGCAGCTGGATTGAAGTTAAGAATGAATTACATATGTTTTTAGTTGCGGACAAGGCTCATCCGAGAGGCCAAGAGATTTATCAACAACTTCATTTGCTAATGGTTGAAATGACTTGGTTCGAGGATATTCTTATGGATTAAGAACACAATCAAGTAAGTTTTGCTGtcttttaattcttaattaatatggTTTATGTTTTAGACTCGAAACTTGTTTGGAGAAGGGTTTTTCTGAAAAGGAAAAATCCGCTTGATTCAAACTGTTTGTTCTCTTCCCCAATTTGCAAGTTCTTGATTTTGCATGATATCCTTGTTATGAGGCCGAATAAATCCAAAGTGACGTTTCCTATTGATTCTAGATTTCTTTTTCGTGATTTGTTCCAGGAGGATGATTCATACATCCTAACTGTGCTTTTGCGGTTTGATGGGCAGCCAGAGGTGGACGATGAGGTATGTTTGGATGTTACTTTTCTAAAAAATGTATATGTTAAAGCACTAGTTGTTTCAATCTGTTTGTGTGGTTTATTTTATACAGGGAAATATATTATACTGATTCCCGTCGTTACAGCGTACAGCTTCTCCCCAGAGGAGCAATAGAAAAGAATATGTTGGGAGGAAATGGGCCGATTGGGTAGAGGAGGGGTTCAGAAGTTTTTCGAGGAGAAAAAATGGCAATTCAGGTAGGGTTTCATTTTAAAACAGTTTTTCTATTGCCCCAAAAGTTTCTCAAGTAAAACATATTTTGGCTTTGCAGTAAAACCAGCTCGTCTGAGAAAGCAATGGTCATTGGTCTCGGTGCCCTCAATCTCTTTGGCGTAATTGTACTCGATGGCATGCTAAAGTATGTCTTAAGCACGATAATCATTCTTTTGGTTTATTCGAGTTTGGCAAAGAAGTATGATCCAACTTTTCTCACATTTAACGATAATCATTGAtcttgtttcatttgaagaacTGTTGCAGTTGCACCAACTGGATTCATCTCGTTTGTGGGTACCATTTTCCCTTGGCTTCAGGTGTGAATAAATAATACAACTTCCTTGCTATTTTAGCTTAATGGTTTtgcctatatatatatgtgtctAATAAGAAGGTTAATTTGTTAGGTTTATGCTGCTTCATTTTTTCTGATTCCATTGGCCCGATGGCTCCTGATTCGCAACAAGAACGCCCAAATAGAGAACAGAAATTCGGCTAGGGAGAAATTTGCCCAAGCACTTAACTCACCAGATTACACTCTTATGCGAAAGGTAAAAATTTTTTTACTCAATTTTATCATAatacaaaacaattaaaacaCATGTTCTTTTTCTTGCACGGTTAGCTTCTGAGTGCCCGAGATATGGCTCAGCGAACTTTCATTGGACAAGATATAATAGTTTACAGTACCGACAAAGACTTGTTCGAACAAGAATTCGATGCTCAAGAGTGGGAACGAAAGCTAAATGAACTCGAGAAGTTGGAATGACAGAGGTCGAGAGCCTCGAGGCGTATCCATTCCTCCATAATAGATATAGGATTGCCAACAACAGCAGCAGAAAATGAGAATTATTACCCGAAGAAGATCGACAACAACAACGCTTTCTAGTTCTTTTGTTGTAAAACCAATtcacaactatatatattttcaggTTCTTTTTGTAGAGTAggatttattgatattttaagagAATTTGCATTTTTAGAGCCAAGTTATATAAGCTTGTATAGAATTGTTTAACCTAAATTGAATCAGAAATAACAGATGAAGCAAAGGAgtgtttaaaccctaaataatatcatcttaaattgaacattatttgaaaactgaaatcaaatgaaatatctaacattatttgaaaactgaaatcaaatgaaatatctaacattatttgaaaactgaAATCAAATGAAATATCTAACCATCTGGATTTCCTTTTGCTTGAAACCACACTTTTCATAAAACGTTTTGTTCTCCAAGCTACAATCGAGAATCACCTTATAACAGCCAGTCGATTGAGCATGATCAGTGAGGAAACCTACGATCTTCTTCCCAAGATTCATCCCTCGAGCGGCGGAATCGACAACGATATCTTCAATATGCGCAACTTTTCCACAATTTCGAATGAACTTTCTCTCGATGAACACACTCCCAGTTGCAATGATCTTATTCTTGTTCATTGGATCCTCAATTACACAAATTACATGATCGTCTCCGTATAAACTCAACTCTCGGAATCGCTCTTCGAAATTATGATCAGAAAtgaagttataataatattttggttaatctCAATAGAGAATGAATACACAAGCCAAGTCAAATGAGACCTATAAACTAAACTCaaccaataaatttaaaataaagaattgaaACTTATATATATCTTGCAATAAAATACACAAACAAATTGCTTTGTATAAGAATGAATTTAAGGTCTTACAATTAGCTTCCAATACCGAACCCTGAACTGTCTTTCTTCAACCTCCCCATTTCCATTTCTCTCGTGTTAACAACTCCTTCACTGCTTGAACCGGATGGATTCAAACCATATTCGCTCGTAGTTCTTCCTCCACTGTACTCGCTACTTCCCTGCTCCTGTGTTTCGAAAGCCATCTTCCTAAATTTCTTCATATCTTCATTGTATTGGCTTGTGTCGTAATCAGAACTTTCATGAGAACTGTATACTGTACTGTGTCCAGGCTTGATTCCTTCGTTTAGATCAGCCAACGATACATCTCCTTCTAATGCCCTCACAACCTATACATGAATAATGTCAGTAAATCTGTTTTTACCCTGGTGAATGAATTACAGTCAATCTGTTCTTACCTGGCTCATTCTAGGTCAAGTTATATAAGCTTTACTGATATTTTAAGAGAATTTGTATTTTTAGAGCCAAGTTATATAAGCTTATATAGAATTGTTTAACCTAAATTAATCAGAAATAACAGATCAAACAAAAGAATGAAGTCAAACATAAACAATCtcaaaattcattcaaaatatttcagcaaaatttattcaaaatatttcagCATCATTACAtaatatcaaaacaataaaattcTTTGGTTTCATAATCAGCAGTATCATCCcatcaaaaaaaacaaaagccCATCATAATCATAATGGGGGATGGGGAATATAATCcactaactaataataattcCTAATAGTTAATCAATTAGACAGAACCATATTTAGAACCCTAATTCATATCATTGTCGGCCTTGGGATGTTCATGTTTTGGCGAGAGAATGAGGGGAAGGATACCTATGATATCGATCAATCCTAAATGCTTGGCCTGTTGAGGGGACATGAAGTTATCCCTCTCAATACATTTCCTGATAACATCGATTGAACTTCCGGTGTCTCTTGCCAAAGCGAGAACAATTTTGTTCTCCTCTGCCATTAGTTGATTAAATGTAATTTGTACGTCTTTTGAGCTTCCCTGATATCCACCTATGGCAGAGTGGATCATCACGGAGCTGTTCGCGGAAGCATATCGAAATTCTTTCTCCCCTCCTGCCAATAACACTGCAGCCATGGATGCTGCATTCCCGACACAACAAGTGTGTACAGGACATTTCAGCGCCTTCATTTGATCATAAACAGCAAGtcctaatataaaaaatcaataaatagcCAATTAGGTAAtgtaataagaagaagaaaaaagaaaagaaataaaccTACCTGAAGTTATTAATCCTCCCCCAGAATTGATAATCATTTGGATTGGCGCTTTTGGTTTCCTATACTCAAAGTACATGAGTTGAAAAATTATGGATTCAACGTTTTCGTCGTCGATCAACCCAGTGACATTGATCCTTCTCTTTTCCAAGAGGAATGATGAAATAAATGGGGGAGTCCTAAAACCTCTTGAAAGTGGTTGTCGGGAAGCAGCTGCTGCTGtgaattttataagattcaacatGATGAATTGTGAAGTGTGAAGGAGGGAGAGAATGAggatacatatatataaaaccaatttcaaatgaaaaacaTGGATATTGAATGTTGTCCCTCTGCCCGTTGGCGCAGAGCCGCCCAACAatccaaaaaacccaaaaaaacctCAAAAGAATCATGGAAAGTACAAGAATTTCACAGTATCTTGTTTGGGAAACTGAAGAGAAAGAGAGGAGTGAGGAATCCATAAAGTCGCCGGAAGAAGCTTGTCgtcggaagaagaagaagaagagagaaagagaagataAGACTTCTttggtttgaaaatataaacaaacaaagcTTTAAGCTTTTAGAAAGCCGGTAGGCGGTAGCAGCAGGCTAGCAGCTTGCACATGGGTTGTCggtgtataaataattaattaataatatattttattgatttaattaagttttgaaacatttttttttgtttaaaacctCTTGAAAGTGGTTGTCGGGAAGCAGCTGCTGCTAtgaattttataagattcaacatGATGAATTGTGAAGTGTGAAGGAGGGAGAGAATGAGggatacatatatataaaaccaatttcaaatgaaaaacaTGGATATTGAATGTTGTCCCTCTGCCCGTTGGTGCAGAGCCGCCCAACAatccaaaaaacccaaaaaaacctCAAAAGAATCATGGAAAGTACAAGAATTTCACAGTATCTTGTATGGGAAactgaagagagagagaggagtgaGGAATCCATAAAGTCGCCGGAAGAAGCTTGTCgccggaagaagaagaagagagaaagagaagataAGACTTCTttggtttgaaaatataaacaaacaaagcTTTAAGCTTTTAGAAAGCCGGTAGGCTGTAGCAGCAGGCTAGCAGCTTGCAAATGGGTTGTCggtgtataaataattaattaataatatattttattgatttaattaagttttgaaacatttttttttgtttaaaatctcTTGAAAGTGGTTGTCGGGAAGCAGCTGCTGCTGcgaattttataagattcaacatGATGAATTGTGAAGTGTGAAGGAGGGAGAGAATGAGggatacatatatataaaaccaatttcaaatgaaaaacaTGGATATTGAATGTTGTCCCTCTGCCCGTTGGCGCAGAGCCGCCCAACAatccaaaaaacccaaaaaaacctCAAAAGAATCATGGAAAGTACAAGAATTTCACAGTATCTTGTTTGGGAAactgaagagagagagaggagtgaGGAATCCATAAAGTCGCCGGAAGAAGCTTGTCgccggaagaagaagaagaagagagaaagagaagataAGACTTCTttggtttgaaaatataaacaaacaaagcTTTAAGCTTTTAGAAAGCCGGTagctagggatggcaatggggcggttcggggcggggaatgcaattaccatccccgccccattttaatttcggggatttttttaataccatccccgccccgttcggtttttttcggtttcggggaaactcgcggggcaccgttaataatttttattttaaaaaaataaataaaaattatacaataaaattatataaacgatttttttaatataatatatattgtaatatattaaaattttatattattgtaaagaaataattttaatactcttataaaatatagtaagtaaataaatatattggtgatttaatatatttaattatgtttatggtattcggggaagaatcggggtgaaaacggggtgaaatcggggcgggtcaGGGTGGGGggcacaaataccatccccgcccca
Proteins encoded:
- the LOC124911636 gene encoding glucosamine 6-phosphate N-acetyltransferase-like, translating into MSQVVRALEGDVSLADLNEGIKPGHSTVYSSHESSDYDTSQYNEDMKKFRKMAFETQEQGSSEYSGGRTTSEYGLNPSGSSSEGVVNTREMEMGRLKKDSSGFERFRELSLYGDDHVICVIEDPMNKNKIIATGSVFIERKFIRNCGKVAHIEDIVVDSAARGMNLGKKIVGFLTDHAQSTGCYKVILDCSLENKTFYEKCGFKQKEIQMVRYFI
- the LOC124912027 gene encoding pentatricopeptide repeat-containing protein At3g02330, mitochondrial-like produces the protein MFKRFLFSLSPQLHFHSFRHIRSVTTVAAEGKRTFSHIFQQCSQRAAIFPGKQAHARMVLTHFTPTVFVTNCLMQMYIKCSTLDYARKVFDRMPHRDMISWNAMIFGYVGSRNLEVAHSMFDLMPVKDVVSWNTLISGYSQIGKYRKSLEMFLLMMQMESLVLDRATFAIVLKACSSSDNYEMGIQVHALAVFMGFDCDVVTGSALIDMYAKCRKLEESLKFFDEMPERNLVSWSAAIAGCIQNEQLYGGLELFKKMQRDGVGVSQSAYASVFRSCAALCEVGFGSQLHAHALKTNLGSDMLVGTSILDMYAKSGRLSDARKLFNSLRNHSVQSYNAMIVGCVRSSQGLDALQIFKRLLQSGLPFDEITLSGAVSACSLIQGRLQGIQIHGLALKSSLWSQVCVANAVLDMYGKCGDSLIARRVFDEMPIRDAVSWNAVIAAYVQNGEEGETLSLFVLMLRSRMEPDDFTYGSVLKACSSQQSLNKGLEIHTRIVKSGMGFDWCVGSSLVDMYCKCAKIDEAEKIHYRLEERTIISWNAIISGFSLHNQSEESQKFFFKMLKDQAEPDIYTYATVLDTCSNLATVELGKQIHAQITKHNLQQDVLISSTLVDMYSKCGILDDSKLIFERSLKRDIVTWNAMITAYAHHGLADEALRTFDRLQLEGLKLIHATLVAILRACAHMGLVEKGVNYFNSMKKEYGVDPQLEHYTCLVDIFGRSGQIRKALEVIQEMPYEADDVTWKTLLNLCKLKGNVEIAEIAAKAIMKMDNEDSAALIQLSNVYADAGMWDEVKEVRKMMRSGRLKKEPGCSWIEVKNELHMFLVADKAHPRGQEIYQQLHLLMVEMTWFEDILMD
- the LOC124912028 gene encoding uncharacterized protein At5g03900, chloroplastic-like — encoded protein: MGRLGRGGVQKFFEEKKWQFSKTSSSEKAMVIGLGALNLFGVIVLDGMLKTVAVAPTGFISFVGTIFPWLQVYAASFFLIPLARWLLIRNKNAQIENRNSAREKFAQALNSPDYTLMRKLLSARDMAQRTFIGQDIIVYSTDKDLFEQEFDAQEWERKLNELEKLE
- the LOC124911637 gene encoding ATP-dependent Clp protease proteolytic subunit-like, which produces MCKMFQANGTNLNHASNSYEGGSQPPAYKQFMSFKPVDFKGSTDPMVAEEWMQSMETISEFMQCSNSDRLRCASFMFKDDARIWWQGAKSTLDLNAATWEEFKVVFYGKYFTLSTRNKLVREFLEIRQGDSTAAASRQPLSRGFRTPPFISSFLLEKRRINVTGLIDDENVESIIFQLMYFEYRKPKAPIQMIINSGGGLITSGLAVYDQMKALKCPVHTCCVGNAASMAAVLLAGGEKEFRYASANSSVMIHSAIGGYQGSSKDVQITFNQLMAEENKIVLALARDTGSSIDVIRKCIERDNFMSPQQAKHLGLIDIIGILPLILSPKHEHPKADNDMN